Proteins from a genomic interval of Pseudoruegeria sp. SHC-113:
- a CDS encoding tyrosine-type recombinase/integrase gives MPKLTVKQVQKLQEPGKYLDGSGLYLRIGPTGAKSWILRIAIHGKRRELGLGSADLVSLAEARDSAYEMRRIARAGGDPVSTRKKRGLTLEDAVRRVHRDLAPSWSNPKHAQKWLASLENDVLPALGERQIDTIEAGDVLSVLAPIWVSKNDTAKRLKQRLAKVFDWARSAGHYSGENPVNGLEAALPVVKARPQHMAALAWRDLPGFMGDLRRREGVSARCLEFAILTVVRSGEARGAKWSEISPDGVWTVPAERTKRRVPHRVPLSSEAQAVLEAVRGLNGELVFPSPQQSQRGEPRGLSDVSFSRLLGRMERDGVTTHGFRSTFRDWCSESARVDRAVAEAALHHAYGDKVERAYARSDLFERRRDLMDAWGRFAAGSAGDVLQMVRA, from the coding sequence GTGCCGAAGCTGACAGTTAAGCAGGTTCAAAAGCTCCAGGAGCCGGGAAAGTATCTGGATGGTTCCGGGCTCTATCTTCGCATCGGACCAACCGGTGCCAAGTCTTGGATCTTGCGGATTGCCATTCATGGCAAGCGCCGCGAGCTTGGGCTGGGCTCAGCCGATTTGGTGAGTTTGGCAGAAGCCCGCGACAGCGCTTACGAGATGCGCCGGATTGCTCGGGCTGGTGGTGATCCTGTCAGCACAAGGAAGAAGCGCGGGCTGACGCTTGAAGATGCGGTGCGCCGGGTTCACCGGGATTTGGCGCCCAGTTGGTCAAACCCGAAACACGCCCAGAAATGGTTGGCGAGTTTGGAGAACGATGTTCTTCCAGCGCTTGGGGAGAGGCAGATTGATACGATCGAGGCTGGCGACGTTCTATCTGTTCTTGCTCCGATCTGGGTTTCCAAAAACGATACAGCTAAGCGGCTCAAGCAGCGTTTGGCGAAGGTTTTTGATTGGGCTAGGAGCGCAGGCCACTACAGCGGAGAAAACCCTGTGAACGGCTTGGAGGCGGCTTTGCCCGTGGTGAAGGCACGGCCGCAGCATATGGCGGCTTTGGCATGGCGGGATCTCCCAGGCTTCATGGGCGACTTGCGCCGGAGAGAAGGTGTTTCTGCCCGATGCTTGGAATTTGCAATTCTGACGGTTGTTCGATCTGGCGAAGCCCGCGGTGCCAAGTGGAGCGAGATTTCCCCCGATGGTGTCTGGACAGTTCCGGCAGAAAGGACAAAGCGCAGGGTTCCTCACAGGGTTCCGCTTTCCTCGGAAGCGCAGGCTGTTCTGGAAGCCGTTCGAGGGCTGAACGGCGAGCTTGTGTTCCCATCGCCACAGCAAAGCCAACGGGGAGAGCCGCGGGGCCTTTCCGATGTGAGCTTCTCCCGACTGCTCGGGCGCATGGAGCGCGATGGGGTAACCACCCACGGCTTTAGGTCGACGTTTCGGGATTGGTGTTCCGAAAGCGCGCGCGTCGATCGCGCGGTGGCTGAGGCAGCATTGCATCACGCCTATGGGGACAAAGTTGAGCGGGCTTATGCGCGAAGCGATCTGTTCGAGCGGCGCAGGGATCTCATGGACGCGTGGGGGCGTTTCGCTGCCGGTTCGGCAGGCGATGTTTTGCAGATGGTGCGCGCATGA
- a CDS encoding helix-turn-helix transcriptional regulator, whose protein sequence is MDQTMNKQSEELLLAKEVADMLRIGVSTIYRLMHLDQFPKPIKIGGSARWRRADIEAMLSAEE, encoded by the coding sequence ATGGATCAGACGATGAACAAACAATCTGAGGAACTCCTGCTCGCCAAGGAAGTCGCGGACATGCTCCGCATCGGCGTATCGACGATCTACAGGCTAATGCATCTCGATCAGTTTCCGAAGCCTATCAAAATTGGCGGGTCTGCTCGCTGGCGTCGGGCTGACATCGAGGCGATGCTTTCCGCCGAGGAATAA
- a CDS encoding toprim domain-containing protein: protein MRFDPACWHGPSQSFHPAIVAKVSCARGFAIHRTFILADGSCKARVSPQRLALGSTGGGSVFIAAGTGRLVVAEGIETALSLNCGLLDDSPTIWAALSSAGLVALELPSEPGVLTIATDGDEAGEVAGEKLAKRARGLGWNVSILSAPKGRDWNDILMLAQRRLEMANIQGGGF, encoded by the coding sequence TTGCGGTTCGATCCAGCCTGCTGGCATGGGCCCAGCCAAAGCTTCCACCCAGCGATTGTTGCGAAGGTGAGTTGCGCTAGAGGCTTTGCAATCCATCGCACTTTCATTCTTGCTGATGGCAGCTGTAAGGCAAGGGTTTCACCTCAGAGGCTGGCGCTGGGCTCTACTGGCGGCGGATCTGTTTTCATTGCAGCCGGCACGGGCCGTCTGGTGGTGGCCGAGGGGATTGAAACAGCCCTTTCGCTAAACTGCGGCCTTTTGGACGATAGCCCAACTATTTGGGCAGCATTGTCCTCGGCTGGGCTCGTGGCGCTTGAATTGCCGTCAGAGCCAGGGGTTCTGACCATCGCAACGGATGGCGATGAAGCGGGTGAAGTCGCGGGCGAAAAACTTGCCAAGAGGGCGCGCGGCCTTGGCTGGAACGTAAGCATCCTGTCCGCGCCTAAAGGCCGAGATTGGAACGACATTCTCATGCTCGCCCAGCGCCGTCTTGAAATGGCTAACATCCAAGGAGGTGGGTTCTGA
- a CDS encoding DUF6998 domain-containing protein, whose amino-acid sequence MSENVDWTSVAALLDDLYTAADGLERIFPGRKFTLDGHLVGSIGEVVAAYMFDLDLNPASTQGHDARARDGRQVEIKLTQGRGVAIRHEPEHLIVLHRPAGGPIRVVFNGPGPVAWAGAGKMQKNGQRPISLSRLAALSDEIAETDRLPVLRGPPV is encoded by the coding sequence ATGAGCGAGAATGTCGACTGGACAAGCGTGGCCGCTTTGCTTGACGATCTCTACACCGCTGCCGATGGCCTTGAACGGATCTTCCCTGGTCGGAAATTCACACTCGACGGTCACCTCGTTGGAAGTATCGGCGAGGTCGTCGCTGCCTACATGTTCGACCTCGACCTGAACCCGGCGTCCACCCAAGGTCACGATGCGCGCGCCCGCGATGGCCGGCAGGTCGAGATCAAGCTCACCCAGGGCCGTGGCGTTGCCATCCGCCACGAGCCCGAACACCTAATCGTCCTCCACCGCCCCGCAGGCGGCCCGATCCGCGTGGTCTTCAACGGCCCCGGTCCCGTCGCATGGGCCGGCGCTGGCAAGATGCAGAAAAACGGCCAACGCCCGATCTCGCTCTCCCGCTTGGCCGCCCTTTCTGACGAAATTGCCGAGACAGACCGCCTGCCCGTCCTACGGGGTCCGCCCGTCTGA
- a CDS encoding restriction endonuclease subunit S, producing the protein MSGGAMNAERLLQVYEQISEAPDAIAQLRRFVLDLAVRGKLVEQDAADEPASELISRLSAGKEQLVLTKVIKKPRVLGNDDELVRPYDIPVSWQWCRLDSVGAIVGGGTPSAADSSNFETPGSGVPWLTPADLGGHAHSYISRGARDLSEKGLSSSSATLMPTGAVLFTSRAPIGYVAIAENPISTNQGFKSVVPFLSDCSRYIALTLKALATEIDAKASGTTFKEVSGKIVAGIPFPLPPLAEQHRIVAKVDELMALCDRLEEARKTREELRDKLTAASLARLTAPETTAQAEPTKVGTGFASGSATSQYVSGKVGTGFPSDTAHTEDDFPAHARFALEALPSLTTRPDQIKTLRQTILNLAVRGKLVEQDPAAEPASALLEKIAQTKSEEIRSGKRKIDRPLGEFKLADMPTIQPCGWAFDFLQNVIDVRDGTHDTPAASEEANAIPLVTSKDFKAGEIDFQNAKRISLADHIEISKRSAVDVGDILFSMIGGNIGNQVMVNDPRPFSIKNVALFKYYDTASTLPRFIKIYMEDLANRLQNEASGGAQPFVSLGALRKLPIGLPPLAEQHRIVAKVDALMALCDRLEAALTTADTTRTRLLEALLHEALESTNDSLEAAE; encoded by the coding sequence ATGAGCGGCGGCGCGATGAACGCGGAACGGTTGCTGCAAGTCTATGAGCAGATCAGTGAAGCGCCAGATGCCATTGCGCAGCTGCGGCGGTTTGTGCTGGATCTGGCGGTGCGCGGGAAGCTGGTGGAGCAGGATGCGGCGGATGAGCCTGCTTCAGAACTCATAAGTCGACTTTCCGCAGGGAAAGAACAACTTGTCTTAACCAAGGTCATCAAGAAACCTCGCGTGCTCGGCAATGATGATGAACTTGTCCGCCCTTATGATATTCCAGTATCTTGGCAGTGGTGCCGCTTAGATAGTGTTGGTGCGATTGTCGGCGGTGGAACACCATCGGCAGCGGATTCATCAAATTTCGAAACACCTGGCTCCGGTGTACCATGGCTCACCCCGGCGGATCTCGGCGGCCACGCTCACTCATACATCTCGCGCGGCGCACGGGACTTGTCGGAGAAAGGTCTTTCTTCTTCGTCCGCTACCCTGATGCCAACAGGTGCGGTTCTGTTCACAAGTCGTGCTCCGATCGGCTATGTGGCTATTGCTGAGAACCCCATTTCGACCAATCAGGGCTTCAAGTCGGTGGTCCCCTTTCTTTCGGACTGTTCGCGTTACATCGCCCTAACTCTCAAAGCTCTTGCGACCGAGATTGATGCAAAGGCATCCGGCACGACTTTTAAAGAGGTTTCCGGAAAGATAGTCGCGGGCATTCCGTTCCCGCTTCCACCTCTCGCCGAACAGCACCGGATCGTCGCCAAGGTCGATGAGCTCATGGCGCTCTGTGATCGGCTGGAGGAGGCCCGCAAAACGCGAGAGGAGCTGCGCGACAAGCTCACCGCCGCCAGCCTCGCCCGCCTGACCGCCCCTGAGACCACGGCACAAGCGGAGCCAACAAAAGTAGGTACCGGTTTTGCGTCCGGCTCCGCGACCAGCCAATATGTGTCAGGAAAAGTGGGAACCGGTTTTCCGTCCGACACGGCGCACACTGAAGATGACTTCCCCGCCCACGCCCGTTTCGCCCTCGAGGCCCTGCCGTCCCTCACTACCCGCCCCGACCAGATCAAAACCCTCCGCCAAACCATCCTCAACCTCGCCGTCCGCGGCAAACTGGTGGAACAGGACCCTGCGGCTGAACCGGCGTCGGCGTTGCTTGAAAAAATTGCACAAACCAAATCCGAAGAAATTCGATCAGGAAAACGCAAGATAGATCGACCGCTTGGCGAATTCAAATTAGCCGACATGCCAACTATCCAACCCTGTGGTTGGGCGTTCGATTTCCTTCAGAACGTGATCGATGTGCGCGACGGAACACACGACACTCCAGCCGCCAGCGAAGAGGCTAACGCGATACCACTCGTAACCAGCAAGGATTTCAAAGCTGGCGAAATTGACTTCCAAAACGCAAAACGAATTTCATTGGCTGACCATATAGAGATTTCGAAGCGCTCTGCGGTTGATGTCGGCGACATTCTATTCTCCATGATCGGCGGGAACATTGGCAACCAGGTAATGGTGAACGATCCCAGGCCATTCAGCATCAAGAACGTCGCTTTGTTCAAATACTACGACACCGCTTCGACCCTTCCGAGATTCATCAAAATCTATATGGAAGACTTGGCGAACCGACTACAGAATGAAGCTTCCGGGGGCGCACAGCCATTTGTGTCATTAGGCGCTCTTAGAAAGCTCCCGATTGGGCTTCCACCCCTCGCCGAACAACACCGCATCGTGGCCAAGGTCGATGCCCTCATGGCCCTCTGCGACCGGCTGGAGGCTGCCCTGACCACCGCCGACACCACCCGCACGCGCCTCCTCGAAGCCCTCCTCCATGAGGCGCTGGAGTCCACAAACGACAGCCTAGAAGCCGCCGAATGA
- a CDS encoding class I SAM-dependent DNA methyltransferase — MTVRNLVKSIQDIMRKDTGVDGDAQRMSQLVWMFFLKIMDDQDEALEITRDDYTSPIPEDLQWRTWAADPEGITGDTLLAFLNDELFPRLKQLSPQQGPRAKVVRDVFEDAYNYMKSGQLLRQVINKINEVDFNNLTERQHFGDIYEQLLNDLQNAGNAGEYYTPRAVTAFMVQQIDPTPGEVLFDPACGTGGFLTCAMRHMRDKHIKRPEDETLMQASLRAVEKKPLPHMLCVTNMLLHGVEEPSWVRHDNTLARPLVSWGQADKVDIVLSNPPFGGKEEDGIENNFPTFRTRETADLFLALIIRLLKHNGRAAVVLPDGSLFGEGIKTRLKEHLLEECNLHTIVRLPNSVFKPYASIGTNLLFFEKGTPTQDIWYWEHRVPETQKAYSMTKPIRLEHLDDCAAWWGGPNREGRQESERAWKVSIDDIRERGFNLDIKNPHVEDVDHGEPEELLADLQRAEASVDHLRAELKAILTEALSR; from the coding sequence ATGACCGTCCGCAACCTCGTCAAATCCATTCAGGACATCATGCGCAAGGACACCGGTGTCGACGGTGATGCGCAGCGCATGTCCCAACTTGTCTGGATGTTTTTCCTTAAAATCATGGATGACCAGGACGAGGCGCTGGAGATCACGCGGGACGACTACACCTCCCCCATCCCCGAGGATCTGCAATGGCGGACCTGGGCAGCCGATCCGGAGGGGATCACCGGCGACACGCTGCTTGCCTTTCTGAATGACGAGCTGTTCCCGCGTCTCAAACAACTCTCTCCGCAGCAAGGACCGCGGGCCAAGGTCGTGCGCGATGTCTTTGAGGACGCCTACAACTACATGAAATCCGGCCAGCTTCTGCGGCAGGTGATCAACAAGATCAACGAGGTCGATTTCAACAACCTCACCGAGCGACAGCACTTTGGCGACATCTACGAACAGCTGCTGAACGACCTGCAAAACGCGGGCAACGCCGGCGAATACTACACGCCCCGCGCGGTCACCGCCTTCATGGTCCAGCAGATTGATCCCACGCCGGGCGAGGTACTCTTTGACCCCGCCTGCGGCACTGGCGGCTTTCTGACCTGCGCGATGCGCCATATGCGCGACAAGCACATCAAGCGCCCCGAGGACGAAACGCTGATGCAGGCCTCCCTGCGCGCGGTTGAGAAAAAGCCCCTGCCCCACATGCTCTGCGTCACCAACATGCTGCTGCACGGAGTGGAGGAGCCGTCATGGGTGCGCCATGACAACACGCTCGCCCGCCCGCTGGTCAGCTGGGGACAGGCCGACAAGGTCGACATCGTCCTGTCCAACCCGCCATTCGGCGGCAAGGAAGAGGACGGGATCGAGAACAACTTCCCCACCTTCCGCACCCGCGAAACCGCCGACCTCTTCCTCGCGCTCATAATCCGCCTGCTGAAACACAATGGCCGCGCCGCCGTGGTGCTGCCCGATGGCTCGCTCTTTGGCGAGGGCATCAAGACCCGGCTCAAGGAACACCTGCTTGAGGAATGCAACCTGCACACCATCGTGCGGCTGCCGAACTCGGTCTTCAAACCCTATGCCTCCATCGGCACCAACCTGCTGTTCTTTGAAAAAGGCACGCCCACGCAGGACATCTGGTATTGGGAACACCGCGTGCCCGAGACGCAAAAGGCCTACTCCATGACCAAGCCGATCCGGCTGGAGCATCTGGACGACTGCGCCGCATGGTGGGGCGGGCCGAACCGCGAAGGTCGTCAGGAAAGCGAACGGGCCTGGAAGGTCTCGATCGACGATATCCGCGAGCGTGGCTTCAACCTCGACATCAAGAACCCGCATGTTGAAGACGTGGACCACGGCGAGCCGGAGGAACTGCTGGCCGACCTGCAACGCGCCGAAGCCTCGGTCGATCACCTGCGGGCCGAGCTGAAGGCCATTCTGACCGAGGCCCTTTCCCGATGA
- the hsdR gene encoding EcoAI/FtnUII family type I restriction enzme subunit R produces MDKRTLSERDICTKFITPALVAAGWDITSQIREEVSFTKGRIIVRGKMVSRGEGKRADYILSAKPNIPIAIIEAKDNKQAVGAGIQQALGYAETLDIPFVFSSNGDGFVFHDRTGASPEVEQSLALDQFPSPQELWQRYKVWKGLSGAAEKIALQDYHDDGSGKESRYYQVNAINKTMEAIAKRKDRVLLVMATGTGKTYTAFQIIWRYRKAFPGRRVLFLADRNVLIDQTMINDFRPFSGKMAKLSTQSKTIDRPDGTKESVTLALDKKRRIDSSYEIYLGLYQAITGPNESQKLYREFSRDFFDMIIIDECHRGSASADSAWREILDHFSSAVQIGLTATPKETEYASNIDYFGPPVYSYTLKQGIRDGFLAPYKVIKVHIDRDVQGYRPEQGQLDRDGEEVEDRIYNAKDFDRTLVLDDRTKLVAKKVTEFLRESGDPMAKTIVFCVDQEHAARMRQALINENPDLVAKNARYVMRITGNDKEGIDQLGNFIDPESAYPVIVTTSKLLSTGVDAQTCRLIVLDREVGSMTEFKQIVGRGTRVHEDTRKLFFTLMDFRGASSHFADPDFDGEPVQIYQPDPDEPVTPPDDALNSEDESASNLRVENETILIDPKNQNLGNGQTTGPRPKVYIDGIGADILAERVEYLDENGKLVTESLRDYTRKAMRQKFSSLDDFLRRWKQTERKNALIEELAEQGLPLSVIASELGLDLDPFDLICHIAFDAKPLSRKERADNVKKRDVFTKYGPQARAVLEALLDKYSQDGVISIDDPKILKINPFAGMGTEVELIRAFGKKPDYIRAVHEMQAALYEESA; encoded by the coding sequence ATGGACAAGCGGACCCTGAGCGAGCGCGATATCTGTACAAAGTTCATCACCCCAGCACTTGTTGCTGCGGGGTGGGACATCACTAGTCAGATTCGCGAGGAAGTGAGCTTCACGAAGGGACGTATCATTGTTCGAGGAAAGATGGTGAGCCGCGGCGAAGGGAAACGTGCCGACTACATTCTCTCGGCTAAGCCCAACATTCCGATCGCGATCATAGAGGCCAAGGACAACAAGCAGGCGGTTGGGGCAGGGATACAGCAAGCACTCGGCTATGCCGAAACCTTGGATATACCTTTCGTCTTCTCATCCAACGGCGACGGGTTCGTATTCCATGATAGAACAGGTGCGTCACCGGAAGTCGAACAGAGCTTAGCATTGGATCAGTTTCCGAGCCCGCAGGAGCTTTGGCAACGCTACAAGGTTTGGAAAGGTTTATCTGGCGCGGCTGAAAAGATAGCGCTTCAGGACTACCATGATGATGGGTCGGGCAAGGAATCGCGCTACTATCAGGTCAATGCCATCAACAAGACAATGGAGGCCATTGCCAAACGGAAAGATCGGGTCCTCTTGGTCATGGCAACGGGCACAGGCAAGACATATACTGCGTTCCAGATCATTTGGCGATACCGCAAGGCATTTCCGGGCAGGCGCGTACTGTTCTTGGCGGACAGGAACGTGCTGATAGACCAGACCATGATCAACGATTTCCGTCCTTTCAGCGGCAAGATGGCAAAGCTGTCGACACAGTCAAAGACGATAGATCGTCCAGACGGCACCAAGGAAAGCGTCACGCTTGCGCTCGACAAGAAACGCAGGATCGACTCGTCTTACGAGATCTATTTGGGGCTCTACCAAGCAATCACGGGGCCAAACGAAAGCCAAAAGCTCTATCGTGAGTTTTCCAGGGACTTCTTCGACATGATCATCATCGACGAATGTCATCGAGGCAGCGCGTCCGCGGACTCTGCCTGGCGGGAGATCCTTGATCATTTCTCCTCGGCCGTACAGATCGGTCTCACGGCGACACCCAAAGAGACTGAATACGCTTCGAATATCGATTACTTCGGGCCGCCGGTCTACAGCTACACGCTAAAACAAGGCATCCGCGACGGCTTCCTCGCACCGTACAAGGTCATAAAAGTTCACATCGACCGAGACGTCCAAGGATATCGACCCGAGCAAGGGCAGCTAGACCGCGACGGCGAAGAGGTCGAAGACCGGATTTACAACGCCAAGGATTTCGACCGTACGCTGGTTCTGGACGATCGCACAAAGCTCGTGGCCAAGAAGGTGACCGAGTTCCTGCGCGAAAGCGGGGATCCGATGGCAAAGACCATCGTGTTCTGCGTGGACCAGGAACACGCCGCGCGCATGCGGCAAGCGCTTATCAACGAAAACCCTGACCTGGTCGCCAAGAATGCGCGTTACGTGATGCGCATCACAGGGAACGACAAAGAGGGGATCGATCAGCTCGGGAACTTCATTGATCCGGAATCGGCCTATCCCGTGATCGTCACGACATCCAAGCTGCTATCAACCGGTGTGGATGCCCAAACCTGCCGATTGATCGTGCTCGACCGCGAGGTCGGCTCGATGACCGAGTTCAAACAAATTGTCGGCCGTGGGACGCGGGTGCACGAAGACACGCGGAAACTGTTCTTCACGCTCATGGATTTTCGTGGGGCTTCCAGCCACTTCGCCGATCCGGACTTCGATGGCGAACCGGTGCAGATCTACCAGCCCGACCCGGACGAGCCTGTCACGCCCCCGGATGACGCCCTGAACAGTGAGGACGAGAGCGCTTCGAATTTGCGTGTCGAAAACGAAACCATTCTGATCGATCCAAAGAACCAGAACCTGGGCAACGGCCAAACCACCGGACCGCGGCCCAAGGTATACATCGACGGCATCGGCGCCGACATCCTCGCGGAGCGCGTAGAATACCTCGACGAGAACGGCAAGCTCGTGACCGAGTCTCTCCGCGATTACACGCGCAAAGCCATGCGACAGAAGTTTTCTAGCCTGGATGACTTTCTGCGGCGCTGGAAGCAGACCGAACGCAAGAACGCGCTCATCGAGGAGTTGGCAGAACAAGGCTTGCCCCTGAGTGTGATCGCCAGCGAACTTGGTCTCGATCTCGACCCTTTTGACCTGATCTGCCATATCGCGTTTGATGCAAAGCCGCTGTCCCGAAAAGAACGCGCCGACAACGTTAAAAAACGCGATGTGTTCACCAAGTATGGCCCTCAGGCGCGCGCCGTGCTCGAGGCCTTGCTCGACAAATACTCACAGGACGGCGTCATCAGCATCGACGATCCCAAGATTCTCAAGATCAATCCCTTTGCAGGCATGGGAACCGAGGTTGAACTGATCCGTGCTTTCGGCAAGAAACCCGACTACATCCGCGCCGTGCACGAGATGCAGGCGGCGCTCTACGAAGAAAGTGCCTGA
- a CDS encoding cation transporter, producing the protein MDCAKDAAQIERAAQSAGIAPDAVKVSSATHIMTLNVPEARLPEIERAVQTTGYGFDRIESHNDAQQGAAHQDPTYRRALWIVVILNVGYGVVEMVGGFLAGSQAVKADALDFIGDGLITFLGLLAIGWSLVWRARSALIQGVFLGILGLGVLGTTIWRVFTQTAPDAGLMGLFGFIALVVNVLAVLPLLRFRKGDANMRAVWLFSRNDAIGNAAVVIAAGLVAWLGSAWPDLIVAFGIAGLFLHSSWSIICDARADLRTA; encoded by the coding sequence ATGGATTGCGCAAAGGACGCAGCTCAGATCGAGCGGGCGGCGCAGTCTGCCGGAATTGCACCTGACGCGGTGAAGGTATCGTCAGCCACGCACATCATGACCCTCAACGTACCTGAAGCACGTCTGCCCGAGATTGAGCGCGCCGTGCAAACGACAGGTTATGGATTTGATCGCATTGAAAGTCACAACGACGCGCAGCAGGGAGCGGCCCATCAGGACCCGACCTATCGACGCGCATTGTGGATCGTCGTAATCCTGAACGTCGGCTATGGCGTTGTCGAAATGGTCGGCGGCTTTCTTGCGGGGTCTCAGGCGGTGAAGGCTGACGCGCTCGACTTCATCGGCGATGGTCTCATCACTTTCCTTGGCCTTCTGGCTATTGGTTGGAGCCTGGTCTGGCGGGCACGATCCGCGCTGATCCAAGGCGTTTTTCTAGGTATTCTTGGCCTCGGTGTCCTCGGCACGACGATCTGGCGAGTCTTCACGCAGACGGCCCCGGATGCGGGTCTCATGGGACTTTTTGGCTTCATTGCTCTTGTGGTAAACGTCCTCGCCGTCCTGCCGCTGCTACGGTTCCGCAAGGGCGACGCCAACATGCGTGCCGTGTGGCTGTTCTCGCGGAACGACGCCATCGGCAACGCAGCCGTGGTCATTGCTGCGGGCCTCGTGGCTTGGCTCGGCAGCGCATGGCCCGATCTAATCGTGGCCTTCGGGATCGCGGGACTGTTCCTGCATTCGTCATGGTCTATCATCTGCGACGCGCGGGCCGATCTGAGAACCGCCTGA
- a CDS encoding ArsR/SmtB family transcription factor, with the protein MEEIATDRNPVEAAIEQRAKLFRGLADPSRLAILDALRTGPLVVHEIVERTGLTQPNVSNHLRCLSDCGLVESARDGRFVRYKVSSPQIMDLLREADALLNVVAEDIKACRNYRVDGSDGPPRRA; encoded by the coding sequence ATGGAGGAAATTGCCACTGACCGCAATCCCGTCGAGGCAGCCATCGAGCAACGGGCAAAGTTGTTTCGTGGCCTTGCGGACCCAAGTCGGTTGGCGATCCTCGATGCCCTGCGGACCGGACCGCTGGTCGTTCATGAGATCGTCGAACGCACGGGTTTGACGCAACCCAACGTCTCCAACCATCTGCGATGTCTTTCGGATTGTGGCCTCGTCGAAAGCGCGCGTGATGGGCGCTTTGTCCGCTACAAGGTCAGTAGCCCGCAAATCATGGACCTCTTGCGGGAAGCGGATGCACTGCTCAACGTTGTGGCCGAAGATATCAAGGCGTGTCGCAACTACCGAGTGGATGGTAGCGACGGCCCGCCCAGACGCGCCTGA
- a CDS encoding tyrosine-type recombinase/integrase, producing METPNLPAIRALRPAWNKGRIVGQKRPLKPKHVWAIRVRLELAENHRDLALFNMAIDSKLRGCDLVKMKVIDVMASGQIKERASVLQSKTQKPVRFEISEGTRASVEKWMEDELMVGSEYLWPGRFHERLHISTRQYARIVRDWVTSIGLEASAYGTHSMRRTKVTQIYKKTGNLRAVQLLLGHTKMDSTVRYLGVELEDALAIAEAIEI from the coding sequence ATGGAAACACCAAACCTACCAGCCATTCGCGCACTCCGTCCCGCCTGGAATAAGGGGCGGATCGTCGGCCAGAAGCGACCGTTGAAGCCAAAACATGTTTGGGCAATTCGGGTACGACTTGAACTGGCCGAGAACCATCGTGATCTCGCGTTGTTCAACATGGCCATCGACAGTAAACTTCGTGGCTGTGACCTTGTGAAGATGAAAGTCATCGACGTCATGGCGTCTGGTCAGATCAAGGAACGGGCATCGGTCTTACAGAGCAAAACACAGAAACCGGTGCGCTTCGAGATTTCTGAAGGCACTCGAGCCTCAGTCGAGAAGTGGATGGAAGACGAGTTGATGGTCGGCTCTGAGTACTTATGGCCGGGTCGGTTCCATGAGCGCCTGCATATCTCAACCCGGCAGTACGCAAGGATTGTCCGCGACTGGGTTACGTCGATCGGTCTCGAGGCGAGCGCTTACGGTACCCATTCGATGCGCCGAACCAAGGTCACCCAGATCTACAAGAAGACCGGCAACCTTCGAGCTGTTCAGCTTCTTCTCGGTCACACCAAGATGGACAGCACGGTTCGGTACCTGGGCGTTGAACTCGAGGATGCGCTGGCCATCGCCGAAGCCATTGAAATCTAG
- a CDS encoding lysozyme inhibitor LprI family protein has translation MRKKLYATLTLLSYLTLPASADPATECGGGSQVEIGACVADTLQRVDATIDIYLGFAKSSAEELDEVTGRKVAAPALEVSQAAWVAYRDAHCEYIGATFGGGSGTGIGINSCRIELGRDRAKDLLHNAQ, from the coding sequence ATGAGAAAAAAACTCTATGCAACGCTGACGCTGTTGTCCTACCTGACGCTTCCCGCTTCTGCCGACCCCGCCACCGAATGCGGTGGGGGTAGTCAGGTTGAGATCGGCGCGTGCGTAGCTGACACGCTTCAAAGGGTCGATGCCACGATCGACATCTATTTGGGATTTGCGAAGAGTTCCGCGGAAGAGCTTGATGAAGTTACCGGTCGCAAAGTCGCCGCGCCAGCACTAGAAGTGTCACAAGCAGCCTGGGTAGCGTATAGAGATGCTCATTGCGAATATATTGGCGCCACTTTCGGTGGTGGCTCGGGTACAGGCATCGGGATCAACTCCTGCAGGATTGAACTTGGTCGGGACCGAGCAAAGGACTTGCTGCATAACGCTCAGTAA